The Argopecten irradians isolate NY chromosome 16, Ai_NY, whole genome shotgun sequence genome window below encodes:
- the LOC138310527 gene encoding uncharacterized protein C17orf113-like, which yields MAQVTLQSLWKKTSKRPRDHDETETESDKDNSEQRTKKRRTTTQYPKCFQQKWLLEFEWLKKDDSRGMFCEVCTGMAHCKTSPFSVGSKNFQRSALVRHQMSKDHIISMQAKRQQNYMDAAKTCVKKKYLPILEAQLKTALFLAKENIANRKFLSLIDLQISNGSTVFQKASSAGQSSATTSMSSRGIYTNHQAPADMQKALADVLREMTIVRVKESPFVGIMVDESMDIATDKKLIMFCKIVYGGQIKIEFCANVTVPDGKADTIYNSIVNWMNSVGITFKNISGFGSDGASVMTGRLSGVGVKLREQNPRIIHIWCAAHRLALVSHWAAKKVPYLGRVQEMLVAIYFFYEFSAPRYNKIKELKKNHEGKSEKI from the exons ATGGCACAGGTCACACTCCAGTCGCTCtggaaaaaaacatcaaaacgGCCCCGCGATCATGACGAAACCGAAACAGAAAGTGATAAAGACAACTCAGAACAAAGAACTAAAAAAAGACGAACTACGACACAATATCCAAAATGCTTTCAGCAAAAATGGTTACTCGAGTTTGAATGGCTAAAAAAAGACGATAGCCGTGGTATGTTCTGCGAGGTCTGCACCGGAATGGCACACTGCAAAACATCGCCATTTAGCGTCGGCAGTAAAAATTTTCAACGGTCTGCTTTAGTCAGACATCAAATGTCAAAGGATCACATTATTTCCATGCAGGCAAAACGACAACAAAATTACATGGACGCCGCGAAAACGTGTGTGAAAAAGAAATACTTACCTATACTTGAGGCGCAACTTAAAACTGCCCTTTTTTTAGCAAAAGAAAATATTGCTAATAGGAAATTCCTAAGCTTAATTGATTTACAG ATTTCAAATGGGTCTACCGTATTTCAGAAAGCTTCCTCAGCAGGACAATCTTCAGCTACTACTTCAATGTCATCCCGTGGAATATACACAAATCATCAAGCCCCAGCTGATATGCAGAAAGCACTAGCAGATGTGCTGAGAGAAATGACTATTGTCCGAGTGAAAGAAAGCCCTTTTGTCGGCATCATGGTAGATGAATCGATGGACATAGCCACAGATAAAAAACTTATCATGTTTTGCAAAATTGTATATGGAGGTcaaataaaaatagaattttgTGCGAATGTCACAGTACCAGATGGCAAGGCAGATACAATATACAATTCTATTGTGAACTGGATGAATTCTGTAGGCATTACATTCAAAAACATTTCAGGCTTTGGTAGTGACGGAGCATCAGTAATGACTGGTAGACTGTCAGGTGTAGGGGTAAAATTACGAGAACAAAATCCACGAATTATCCATATATGGTGTGCTGCACACAGACTGGCATTGGTGTCACATTGGGCAGCAAAAAAGGTTCCATACCTTGGAAGAGTACAAGAAATGTTGGTAgcaatatatttcttttatgagTTTTCAGCCCCAcgttacaataaaataaaagaattaaaaaaaaatcatgagggaaaaagtgaaaaaatttaa